GGAACGGAAGCCTGTGCGACTACGGACCGGGGTTATCTGGGGATTGCGCGCAAGCCTCAGGTAAGCCCGAGCATCGCGCCCTGCGGGAAGAGCCAGTCAGATGATGCCCTGCTGCTTCAGCTGCTCGATCTTGCCGGCATCATAGCCGAGCTTGCCGCCGAGCACCTCGTGGGTGTGCTCGCCGAGTAGCGGCGGGGCACGGTAGTCCTTGATCGGGGTCTCCGAGAGGGTCAGTGCGTTGCGGACCAGCGACAAATCGGGCTCGAAGGGATGATTGACCTTCACCCGCATGCCGCGCGACTGCACGTGCGGATCGGAGAACACCTGCTCGAAATTGTTGATCGGGCCCGAGGGCACGCCGGCCTCCTCCAGCTTCTCCAGCCAGTAGGCCACCGGCTTCTTCAGGAATAGGCCGGCGAAGATCGCCATGATCTCCTTGCCGTGCACGACGCGGTCGTTGTTCTTGACGAAGCGCGGATCGCTCGCGAGCCCGGGCTCGCCGAGCACGGCGCAGGTGCGCTGGAACTGGCCGTCATTGCCGACCACCAGCATCAGCTCGCCATCGGTGCAACGGAAGACGCCGGCGGGCATGCCGCCATTGCCCCACGTGCCGCGGCGCGGTGGGGTCTTGCCATTGACGAGGTAGATCTGCAGCCAATGCGACAGCGAGGCGATGACGGTGTCGAACAGGCAGACATCGATGTGCTGTCCCTGCCCGCCATTGGCGTCGCGATGGTAGAGCGCCGAGAGGATGCCGATCGACGAGTTCATCCCGGTCATGTAGTCCACGATGGACGGACCGACCTTCATCGGGCCCTCGCCGGGCTCGCCGTCGATATGTCCGGTAACGCTCATCAGCCCGCCCATGGCCTGCAGGATCGCGTCATAGCCGGCGCGCGGCGCGTAAGGCCCGGTCTGGCCGAAGCCGGTCACCGAGCAATAGATGATGCCGGGGTTGACCGCCTTGATCGATTCATAGTCGAGGCCGTAGCGCTTGAGATCGCCGACCTTGTAGTTCTCCATGAAGACGTCGACGTCCTTGGCGAGCTCGCGGATGATGGCCTGCCCCTCGGGCTTGGCGATGTTGACGGTGACGGACTTCTTGTTGCGGTTGGCGCAGAGATAGAACGAGTTGTTGTTGTTGGCCTTGCCTTCGGGATCGGCGAGGTAAGGCGGGCCGAAGGCACGTGCGTCGTCGCCAGTGCCCGGCCGCTCGATCTTGATGACCTCCGCACCCAGATCCCCCAGCATCTGGGCCGACAGGGGCCCGGCCAGCACGCGGGTGAGGTCAAGGATCTTGATGCCTGAGAGCGGCAGGGCCGACATGTCGATTTCCTCCGGGGAACTGGAATCTTGCGCGGCGGCTCGTAGCTCTGGTCGCGCACCCTGCCGATACACCATTTTCGGGCTCCGAGCACTGCACTCCCGGCATACGGCTATCCCTTGCCCGGCAGCAGGATCGCCCGGGTGTCGAATTCCGCGCCGCGAATAACGCTAGGTCAGGACCGGGGCCATCCGCGGCCGTCGCCGTCCCAGCAGCACCAGCATCACCACGGCCGCGCAGGAGCAGACGAAGGTGAGACCGAGCGCAGCGCGGCTGCCGAACTCCGTCAGCAACCCGGCAAGAAGCGGCGGCGAGATGGCGGAGGCGAGGTTGAGCGGCAGCGCGATCATCGACATTGCCTTGGCGAACTCGGCCTGGTCGTAGAACACCAGCGGGATGGTCGCCCGCGCCACTGCCATGGCGCCACTGCCGGCGCCGTAGAGCAGGATGAAGACCGCGACCGCCCAGGTCGTGCCCTCGCTCAGCATCAGCAGCAGCATGGCGATCGGCAATGCCGTCCCGGCGACGAGGCCGGTCGTGATGCCGTCCCAACGCCCGCCGCCGAGGAAGTCGAGCCCGCGCGCGCTGACCTGAATCACACCGAGCATCGAGCCGAAGGCAATGGCTTGCGCGGGCGCCAGCCCCTCGGCACGCAACAATTCGACGAACACGGCGCTAAGACCGAATGAAACGAACGCATTGAGGGTAATCGCACAAACGACGAGGCCGAACGTGCTTCGCGGGGTCCGGGGCACGTCCGCGTGCTTTGCCGGCGCGGCGCCGTCCTGCTTCGGCTCCGTCCGGCGCGGTGCTCCGAACGCATAGAGCGGAAGCGAGACGAGAAGCAGCATGGCGGCATAGGCGAGGCACGTTCCGCGCCAGCCGAAATGACCGCTGAGAAACGACGTCGTCGGCCAGAAGATGCTGCTGGACAATCCGGTCACCAGCATGAGCGCGCCGATGGCGCTCCTGGCGTTCTGCCCGGCAACCTCGTTCAGCATGATATAGGCGCCGGTCGAGAGCGTGGCGCTGCCCGCCAGGCCGAAGACGATCCAGGCGGCGAAGTACAGCATCGGCTCGCGCGCGAAGAACAGAAGCACGAATCCGGGCACGGTGACGACCGTCCCGATCATCATGACCCTGCGCGCGCCATGCCGTGCGAACGCCTTGGCAAGCCAGGGCGCGCACAGACCCATGGTGACATAAAGCACCGAAGTCCCGGCGAACACGGCCGGCAGGCTCATGCCGAGATCCGCCGCCATGTCACGGCCGACGATCGCGGGAAGCCCGATCGTGCCCCATCCGATCAGCTGCGTGATCGCGAGCACCAGCAGGACCCCGACGAGTCTGCCGTCAGATTTCAAGAAGCGCATTCCAACCGTCGCCTGCCGGGGGCGCCAATGCGCCGACAGATGGGTCTTACCCGCAGATTCAGGTCACGGAAATGACGGTTCCGAATGGCACCGCGGCGTCAGCCGCAGAGCACGCGCTTTAGGATGTGTGACCCAGCTCGATATGCTTCGGGGTCTTCTTCTCCCGCTGCGGGGTCATCCTGGCCGGGTCAGGCGCGCCGGGGACGCCGCGCGGCCCGAGCTGCTCCCGCTGCATGTCCTCTTCGGAATGGGGTGGCTCGACACCGTTCGGCTCACGGGGCTTGGTCATCGCGGCCTCCTTCGTCACAACTGTTCCGCGGTCCGGCTCTTGATGCCGAGGGCGTTCTCTCCAGCTTCGCGGCCGGGCACGCTGACATGGACCTCGTGTCCCTCACGTAAGGCAAGCGACGCCGCCGCGACCGCCGACTCGAAGGCGGCTTCCTTGGTGGCGTATCGGCTCTTGACGTCGCCGTCATGCAGCACGCCCCATTCGTCCTGCACCGGCACGATGGCGTATTGAGCGAGGCCCATTGTCCAACTCCTTGGCGTTCAGAAAACCGTCTGCCCGATAACGCGCCGGCCGGCTTAACGTTGCGTCAGCTGCGGGTGCGTCGCGCTGACCCGCCACACCGTATTGCCGCTGTCATCGGCGACCAGCAGCGCGCCGCTCTTGTCGATGGCGACGCCGACGGGGCGTCCACGCGCCTGATTGTCGCTGTTGAGGAAGCCGGTCACGACATCCCGCGCCGGTCCGCTCGGCTTGCCGTCCGTAAACGGCACGAACACGACCTTGTAGCCGTTCAGCACCTGCCGGTTCCAGCTGCCGTGCTCGCCGACGAAGGCGCCGCTCCGATAGTCGCGCGGCAGGCTGGTACCGGTGTAAAATGCCATGCCGAGCGGAGCCACATGCGAGCTCAGCGCATAGTCCGGCACGATCGCCTTGGCGACGAGGTCGGGCCGTTCCGGCTTGACGCGGGGATCGACGTGCTGGCCCCAATAGCTGTAAGGCCAGCCATAGAAGCCGCCGTCCTTCACCGAGGTCATGTAGTCCGGCACGAGATCCGGCCCGATCTCGTCGCGCTCGTTGACCACCGTCCACAGCGCGCCGGTCTGCGGCTCGAAGCTGAGGCCGTTCGGATTGCGCAGGCCGCTCGCGAACACCCGCCAGCGGCCGCTGGCGCGGTCGATTTCGAGGATGGCGGCGCGGTTGTGCTCGGCCTCCATGCCGTTCTCGGCGATGTTGCTGTTGGAGCCGACCCCGGCATAGAGCTTCGTCCCGTCGGGGCTCGCGACCAGGCTCTTGGTCCAGTGATGATTGATCGGCCCGCCCGGCAGCGGCGTCAGCACCGTTCCGGGCGCGGTGATCCGGGTATCACCTTCGGTGTAGGGGTATCTGACGATCGCATCGGTGTTGGCGACGTAGAGATCGTTGCCGACCAGCGCGACGCCGAACGGCGAGTTGAGATGGTCGAGGAAGACGCTCTGCGTGTCGGGCACGCCGTCGCCATTGCTGTCGCGCAGCAGCGTGATGCGGTTGCCCGGCCCGGTGTCGCCGCCGCCCGACGTCGCCCAGGACTCGATGTACCCCATCACGAATTCCTTGGGACGCTTGATCGGAGCGCCCTTCGGCGCCTTGGACTCCACCACCAGCACGTCGCCATTGGGCAGCACGTAGAGAAAACGCGGATGCTGCAAGCCGGTCGCGAACGCCTTGGCCTGCAGGCCCGGTGCGACGGTGGGCGTTTCGTCCTTCTTCCAGCCGACGATGCGGGCGATGTGGATCGGCGGCATCAGATATTGCTGGAATTCCGGCAGCACCGGATTGGGGCCGATTTGCGCGTTGGGATCGCCGCTGCCGTCGTTGCAGCCGGCCAGACAGAGCAACGCAGTGCACGACAGCGCGCGGACAATTGAAGGCATCATCGCGCAACTCCCACGCCGTGACGATAGACCATTGCCCAGCCGAGCCAGCCGGTGACGGGCAGGATCAGCACGGTGACTGCCGAAAGCACGAGACCGGTGGGCCACACCGACGTCCAGCCATCGCGCATGTGGATCATCGTGTTGAAGATCGCCAGGATCAGCGCGACGGCATTGCCGATCAGATGCGGCCAGGCCGGCGGCTGCGCCCGCACCAGGCGGTTGCCGAGGAAATCAGTCAGGCCCGCGATCGCCGCGAGCACGCCGAAGACGACGCCAACAACCAATAGCCAGGCGGAAAAATCCGCCCACATGATCTCGGCGCTCGCGACATAGGCGATGTCGGTCAAGAGCGCGCCGATGAAGCACGCGATCGGGATCGGCACCAGCATCGGATGAATCGGATGCCCCGCGATTTGCGCCGTGGAACGCACGCGCACGTCGTCTTGCACGGTTGGCCTCGTGACTTTCGCCCTGCCCGCCCGGCCAACTCACGCATGGGATGAAGGTTCCTGCAACCGCTCGATGGCAGGGGCGGATTGCTGGGGATCAGATCAGCGGAGGTCCCTGCCGCAGATTCATGTGCCGATTGACATCCTTGTAGAGCAGATAGCGAAACCGGCCGGGGCCGCCGGCATAGCAGGCCTGCGGGCAGAAGGCGCGCAGCCACATATAGTCGCCGGCCTCGACCTCGACCCAGTCCCGGTTGAGCCGGTACACGGCCTTGCCTTCGAGGACGTATAATCCGTGCTCCATGACGTGCGTCTCTGCGAAAGGGATTGTCGCACCCGGCTCGAACGTGACGATGTTGATGTGCATGTCGTATCGCAGATCGGCGGGATCGATGAAGCGCATGGTTGCCCACCTTCCCTCGGTGCCCGGCATCGCGACAGGTTCGACCGAATCTGCGTTGGTCACGATCACATCGGGCTCGGCCAATCCGGGCACGCGTTGATACAGCTTGCGGATCCAGTGCAGCTGCGCCGGCTTCTCGCCGCGGTTTCGCAGGCTCCAGGTGCAACCGGGCGGCAGATAGGCGAAGCCGCCGGGCTTGAGCTCACGCTCTTTGCCCGCCAATTTGAGAACGAGGTTTCCGCCCACGACGAACAACGCCCCTTGGGCGCCCTTCTCCGGCTCGGGGACTTCACTTCCGCCACCCGGCGCGATGTCCATGAGGTAATGCGAAAACGTCTCGGCGAATCCGGAGAGCGGTCGCGCCAGCACCCAGAGGCGCGTGTCGTCCCAGTGCGGCAGATGGCTGACGACGATATCGCGCTGCACGCCGCTCGGGATGACGGCGTAGGCGTTCGTAAAGACGGCCCGGCCGCTCAGGAGATCGGTTTGGGGCGGAAGGCCACCTTGCGGGATGTGATAGGTTTGCGATGACATCATCAAGCCTCGTGGTTACCGGGATCAGCCTGCGGCTGTGCCGGGATCGAGCTGGATGATCTCGTCCAGCCAATGTTCTTCGAGATTGTCGCCACCACCCTTTCGATCGACGACGAGGAACGAGCTTGCGTCCTTCAGGACCAGCAGCGGATGGTGCCAACAGTTTCGGGCATAATTCACGCCCTGCTTGCCATTGGCCGCGAACGCCCGGTAGCTCGAGAGGTCGCGCGGGTCCGCGCAAACGACGACCAGCCAGTCCTCTCCGTTCAGCGGCATGAACAGCTGGCTTCCAAGCGGATGGCGTTCCATCAGGCGGATGGCGATCGGCGCGGGCCGCTGAGAGGCGATGAACCAGCTGATGTTGACCTGTCCGCTTTCCGCGCCGACATCGATAGTGGCGAGTTCGTTGTAGCGCGCGGCATGGCCCTGGTTGATCGACAGCGGCGTCGACCCTGCCGTTTCAACGACCTCGCCGAACGGCGCGAAGGCCTGCTTTGTCAAGGGCTCGATCGAGAGTGTCGTCATCGATGCCTCGGCGTTCAGGACGTTTGCAGACCCGCGACGGGCGCGTTCGCACCGGCCGGGTCGATCTGCAGGGTCTCGCTTGAAGGAACGATCTCGCCATCGAGGATGCGCCGCGCCTTGGCGCGATCAAGGTCGCCTTCCCACGAGGCAACCACGACGGTAGCAACGCAATTTCCGACATAATTGCCGAGCGCGCGGGCGATGCCGATGAACCAGTCCACCGACAGGATCAGCACCAGTCCGATCGCCGGGATGGCCGGAATGGCGGCGAGCGTCGCCGCGAGGACGACGATGGCCGAGCCCGGCACGCCATGCGCCCCCTTTGAGGTGAGCAACGCGACGCCGAGGATCGCAAGGAGATCGCCGGTCGCGAGCGGCGTGTTGGTCGCCTGCGCAATGAAGACCGCCGCCAGGGTCAGGTAGATCGAGAAGGCATCGAGATTGAACGAGTACCCCGTCGGGATGACCAGACCGACCGTCGAGCGCTTGATTCCGAGCTGTTCGAGCTTGCGCATGGTCTGCGGCAGCACGCTGTCGCCTGCGGCGGTGCCGAGCACGATCATCAGCTCTTCGCGCAGATAGACCAGCAGCTTGAACAGGCTGAAGCCCGAAAGCCGCATGATCGCGCCGAGCACGACGGCCACGAAGAAAAACACCGCCAGATAGAACAGGGCGACCAGCCCGCCGAGCTGCTTGAGCGAGCCGATGCCGTATTTGCCAACCGTGAAGGCGATCGCACCGAAGACGCCGATCGGCGCGAGGCGGACGACGAAGTTCATCATCTTGAAGATGATCTCGTTGACCCGCTCGACGAATTCGACGACCGGTCTCGCGCGCTCGCCGCACAACGACATGGCGCAGCCAAACATGATCGAGATGATCAGCACCTGGAGCACGTCGCCGGAGCTGAAGGCGCCGACCATGGTCGAGGGGATGAGCTTCATCAGAAATTCGGAGACGCCGCCGCCGGCGACCTGCGCCGCGGTCTGGCTGAAGCCGCTGAGCGCCTTGGCGTCCAGCGTCCGCGGGTCGATGTTCATGCCGGCGCCGGGCTGGAAATAGTAGGCGAGCGCGATGCCGAACACCAGGGCGAGCGTGGTGACGATCTCGAAATAGAGCAGCGCGCGAATGCCGACCCTTCCGACCTTCGACAGGTCGCCGGCGGCCGATATGCCCTGCACCACGACGCAGAACACGATGACGGGCACCAGCATTTTGATGAGCTTGATGAAGCCGTCGCCGAGCGGCTTCATCTGCAATGCGGTGTCGGGATAGGCCATGCCGAGCGCGATGCCGGCCGCGAGGGCGACGACCACCTGGAAGAAGAGTGACTTGAAAATCCTGGGCATGGCTTTCCTCGCGCGCTGGGCTTGCATCTGCTTGGCTTGGTCGGCCTTGGGCCTTCGCCATTCTTGTCGTTGGCGGCGAGGTCGCCGCGGCGGAGCCGTTCGTTGCGGCAGCACGCAAGCAGCCTCCATCGGTCATTCGTTGACCAGCCGTGTTGCCAAGTCCAATATATAGAACGACACGATTGATAGGCTTTCGCTATGGATCTGCGCCAGCTCCGGTACTTCGTCGCGGTCGCCGAGGAGCGCAGCTTCACTCTCGCTGCCCGGCGACTGAATCTTTCGCAGCCGCCGCTCAGCCAGCACATCCAGGCGCTCGAAGCCGAGCTCGGGACCCAGCTCCTCTACCGGACCAGCCGCAGGGTCGAGCTGACGCAGGCCGGTGACGCCATGCTGGTGCGGGGGCGCGCGATCCTGCAGCAGCTCAAGGTCACCGAAGACGAGGTCCGGTCGATCGGCGCGGGCCTGGTCGGGACGCTGGACGTCGGAGCGACCGGCTCCATCCTGCGCGGTCGTCTCGCCGAGTTGCTCGCGGCCTACCGGAAGGTTGCTCCGCAGGTGAGAATGACGGTGCACGAGCAGGCGCCGGCGCTGCAGATCGCAGCGCTCCTCAACCGTACCACCAACATCTGCCTCATTCGCGGCACGCCCGCCGAGCGCGACCTCTCCAGCAAGCTGGCATGGCGCGAAGAGGTCGTTCTCGCCGTGGCCCGCAGCCATCGGCTGGCGCAACGCAAGCGCATCGCCCTCGGCGATCTCGCCGCCGAGGAGCACGTCGTGCTGGATCCGAACAGCTCCGATTTCGCCCGCTACGTGCAGACATGCTGTGTCGACGCCGGCTTTCTCCCAAAAGTGTCCCAGCAAGTCGTCGACGCCCAGTCGATCCCGAGCCTGATTGCCGCAGGCTTCGGCGTGGCACTGGTGCCGCAATCGATCGCGCGGTTCACGACCACCGACATCGTCTTCCGCCCGATCAGGCCCTCGCCGCCCACGGCGGACGTGTTTCTGGTGTTCAGAAAGGACGAGACGTCGATGGTCGTGCACAATTTCATCAAGCTTGCGCTTCGCTATCTCAACCAGCGGAGGGGTTGAGCTGAACGAACGCTTTGACGGGCCATGTGCGAGACGATAGAGAGACCAAACCAGAGCCGCCAAACAAGTCGAACTCTGCATCGACCGGCAGATGCGCCCGTTCTCACACTTCCAACCATTGCGCGCGAACTTCGGCGTTTGACTTCAGTTGCTCGGGCGTACCTTCGAAAACCACACGGCCGTGTCCCATGACGTAGACGCGGTTCGAGATCTTCATCGCAATCGACAGTTTCTGCTCGACGAGGAGAATGGCGACGCCGGCTTGCGCAATGCGGGCGATGAGATCACCAACCTGCTGGACGATGAGCGGCGCGAGGCCTTCGGTCGGCTCGTCGATCATGATCAGGTCCGGATCGCCCATCAGCGTGCGGCAGGTCGTGAGCATCTGCTTTTCGCCGCCGGACAGCACCCCCGCCTCCGTGTCGGCCCGCGCGGCGAGATTGGGAAACATGTCGAGCATGTCCTGGAGCTGCCATTTGCCGGGACGTCGCGTGTCCTTGATGCCGAGAAGCAGGTTCTGGCGAACGGTCAGACCCGGAAAGATGTCACGATGCTCCGGCACATAGCCGAGACCGAGACGCGCAATCCTGTAGCTCGGCAGCCCGGCGATGTCCTTGCCCTTGAAGCGGATCGTGCCTTGCGGCACGACCTCGCCCATGATCGCCTTGACCGTGGTCGAACGCCCGACACCATTGCGTCCGAGCAGGCTCACGACCTCGCCAGCGGCGACATCGAGATCGACGCCCTGGAGAATGTGGCTCTTGCCGTAATAGGCGTGCAGGTCCCTGACCTCGAGCATCAGTGCGCTTCCTCGCCGAGATAGGCTTCCTTGACCTTCGGATCGCGCCGGATCTCCTCCGGCGTGCCCGAGGCGATGATGTGGCCGTAGACTAGCACGGAAATGCGATCGGCAAGGCCGAACACGACGCTCATGTCGTGCTCGACGATGACGAGGGTCTTGCCTTCGGTGAGCCGCCGGATCAGCGCGACTGCACGTTCGGTCTCGGCGTGGCTCATGCCGGCGGTCGGCTCGTCCAGAATCACCACGGTGGCACCGCTGGCGATGGTGATACCGATCTCTAGCTCGCGCTGCTCGGCGTAGGTCAATAATCCGGCCGGCACATCGCGCCGATGCGTGAGATGGATGTCGTCGAGGATCTGCGCGGTCCGCTCGCGCACCTCAGGCAGGCTGTCGACGTTCTTCCAGAAGGCGTAACGGTGCCCCGTCGCCCACAGCACGGCACAACGCACGTTCTCCCAGACCGACATGCGCGCGAACACATTGGTGACCTGGAACGACCGCGACAGCCCGCGCCTGTTGATCTCGAACGGCCTCAGACCTGAGATCACGTCGCCATTGAGCCTCACCTCACCCGAGGTCGGCTTGATATGGCCGCTGATCAGGTTGAACGTCGTCGATTTGCCGGCGCCGTTCGGACCGATGATGGCATGACGCTCGCCTTGCGCGACACTGAGATTGAGATCGCGGATGATGCTGACATTGCCGAAGCGCTTTTCGACAGCGCTGACTTCGATGGCTGCCGTCATGCCAGATACCCCCGGTCGCGCGCGACCGTCGCCGCGCGATCCCAAGCATCGGCGACCCGCCGCCAGCTCAGGCGTGCCACGAAGAAGCCGCCGAAGATGAGAACCGCCGCACTCGCCCATGTCACTGGCGACGCCGGGTTGAAGGCAACGCCGAACAGGTTGATCGGACTGCCCTGCCCGCTATGCGTGCGCGCGATCGACTCGATCGTCAGGATCACGCCGCAGGCCAGCGCGAGGGTCGGCACCGCTGCGACGAGGTAGGACGGAATCAGCGTCGGCAGAGTTCCGGCACGAGCCAGCGGCCGGTGCATCATGACCAGCCCAGCAATCCCGCCCGGGGACAGCATCACGATGCCGATGAAGATAATGCCGAAATAGAGCTGCCACACGCCCGTGACGCTGGTCAGCCCAAGCTGCAGAT
This genomic stretch from Bradyrhizobium daqingense harbors:
- a CDS encoding CaiB/BaiF CoA transferase family protein encodes the protein MSALPLSGIKILDLTRVLAGPLSAQMLGDLGAEVIKIERPGTGDDARAFGPPYLADPEGKANNNNSFYLCANRNKKSVTVNIAKPEGQAIIRELAKDVDVFMENYKVGDLKRYGLDYESIKAVNPGIIYCSVTGFGQTGPYAPRAGYDAILQAMGGLMSVTGHIDGEPGEGPMKVGPSIVDYMTGMNSSIGILSALYHRDANGGQGQHIDVCLFDTVIASLSHWLQIYLVNGKTPPRRGTWGNGGMPAGVFRCTDGELMLVVGNDGQFQRTCAVLGEPGLASDPRFVKNNDRVVHGKEIMAIFAGLFLKKPVAYWLEKLEEAGVPSGPINNFEQVFSDPHVQSRGMRVKVNHPFEPDLSLVRNALTLSETPIKDYRAPPLLGEHTHEVLGGKLGYDAGKIEQLKQQGII
- a CDS encoding MFS transporter, whose product is MRFLKSDGRLVGVLLVLAITQLIGWGTIGLPAIVGRDMAADLGMSLPAVFAGTSVLYVTMGLCAPWLAKAFARHGARRVMMIGTVVTVPGFVLLFFAREPMLYFAAWIVFGLAGSATLSTGAYIMLNEVAGQNARSAIGALMLVTGLSSSIFWPTTSFLSGHFGWRGTCLAYAAMLLLVSLPLYAFGAPRRTEPKQDGAAPAKHADVPRTPRSTFGLVVCAITLNAFVSFGLSAVFVELLRAEGLAPAQAIAFGSMLGVIQVSARGLDFLGGGRWDGITTGLVAGTALPIAMLLLMLSEGTTWAVAVFILLYGAGSGAMAVARATIPLVFYDQAEFAKAMSMIALPLNLASAISPPLLAGLLTEFGSRAALGLTFVCSCAAVVMLVLLGRRRPRMAPVLT
- a CDS encoding PQQ-dependent sugar dehydrogenase — its product is MMPSIVRALSCTALLCLAGCNDGSGDPNAQIGPNPVLPEFQQYLMPPIHIARIVGWKKDETPTVAPGLQAKAFATGLQHPRFLYVLPNGDVLVVESKAPKGAPIKRPKEFVMGYIESWATSGGGDTGPGNRITLLRDSNGDGVPDTQSVFLDHLNSPFGVALVGNDLYVANTDAIVRYPYTEGDTRITAPGTVLTPLPGGPINHHWTKSLVASPDGTKLYAGVGSNSNIAENGMEAEHNRAAILEIDRASGRWRVFASGLRNPNGLSFEPQTGALWTVVNERDEIGPDLVPDYMTSVKDGGFYGWPYSYWGQHVDPRVKPERPDLVAKAIVPDYALSSHVAPLGMAFYTGTSLPRDYRSGAFVGEHGSWNRQVLNGYKVVFVPFTDGKPSGPARDVVTGFLNSDNQARGRPVGVAIDKSGALLVADDSGNTVWRVSATHPQLTQR
- a CDS encoding DUF2231 domain-containing protein translates to MQDDVRVRSTAQIAGHPIHPMLVPIPIACFIGALLTDIAYVASAEIMWADFSAWLLVVGVVFGVLAAIAGLTDFLGNRLVRAQPPAWPHLIGNAVALILAIFNTMIHMRDGWTSVWPTGLVLSAVTVLILPVTGWLGWAMVYRHGVGVAR
- a CDS encoding bifunctional allantoicase/(S)-ureidoglycine aminohydrolase, with the translated sequence MSSQTYHIPQGGLPPQTDLLSGRAVFTNAYAVIPSGVQRDIVVSHLPHWDDTRLWVLARPLSGFAETFSHYLMDIAPGGGSEVPEPEKGAQGALFVVGGNLVLKLAGKERELKPGGFAYLPPGCTWSLRNRGEKPAQLHWIRKLYQRVPGLAEPDVIVTNADSVEPVAMPGTEGRWATMRFIDPADLRYDMHINIVTFEPGATIPFAETHVMEHGLYVLEGKAVYRLNRDWVEVEAGDYMWLRAFCPQACYAGGPGRFRYLLYKDVNRHMNLRQGPPLI
- a CDS encoding ureidoglycolate lyase — translated: MTTLSIEPLTKQAFAPFGEVVETAGSTPLSINQGHAARYNELATIDVGAESGQVNISWFIASQRPAPIAIRLMERHPLGSQLFMPLNGEDWLVVVCADPRDLSSYRAFAANGKQGVNYARNCWHHPLLVLKDASSFLVVDRKGGGDNLEEHWLDEIIQLDPGTAAG
- a CDS encoding C4-dicarboxylate transporter DctA; its protein translation is MPRIFKSLFFQVVVALAAGIALGMAYPDTALQMKPLGDGFIKLIKMLVPVIVFCVVVQGISAAGDLSKVGRVGIRALLYFEIVTTLALVFGIALAYYFQPGAGMNIDPRTLDAKALSGFSQTAAQVAGGGVSEFLMKLIPSTMVGAFSSGDVLQVLIISIMFGCAMSLCGERARPVVEFVERVNEIIFKMMNFVVRLAPIGVFGAIAFTVGKYGIGSLKQLGGLVALFYLAVFFFVAVVLGAIMRLSGFSLFKLLVYLREELMIVLGTAAGDSVLPQTMRKLEQLGIKRSTVGLVIPTGYSFNLDAFSIYLTLAAVFIAQATNTPLATGDLLAILGVALLTSKGAHGVPGSAIVVLAATLAAIPAIPAIGLVLILSVDWFIGIARALGNYVGNCVATVVVASWEGDLDRAKARRILDGEIVPSSETLQIDPAGANAPVAGLQTS
- a CDS encoding LysR substrate-binding domain-containing protein, whose translation is MDLRQLRYFVAVAEERSFTLAARRLNLSQPPLSQHIQALEAELGTQLLYRTSRRVELTQAGDAMLVRGRAILQQLKVTEDEVRSIGAGLVGTLDVGATGSILRGRLAELLAAYRKVAPQVRMTVHEQAPALQIAALLNRTTNICLIRGTPAERDLSSKLAWREEVVLAVARSHRLAQRKRIALGDLAAEEHVVLDPNSSDFARYVQTCCVDAGFLPKVSQQVVDAQSIPSLIAAGFGVALVPQSIARFTTTDIVFRPIRPSPPTADVFLVFRKDETSMVVHNFIKLALRYLNQRRG
- a CDS encoding ABC transporter ATP-binding protein, with product MLEVRDLHAYYGKSHILQGVDLDVAAGEVVSLLGRNGVGRSTTVKAIMGEVVPQGTIRFKGKDIAGLPSYRIARLGLGYVPEHRDIFPGLTVRQNLLLGIKDTRRPGKWQLQDMLDMFPNLAARADTEAGVLSGGEKQMLTTCRTLMGDPDLIMIDEPTEGLAPLIVQQVGDLIARIAQAGVAILLVEQKLSIAMKISNRVYVMGHGRVVFEGTPEQLKSNAEVRAQWLEV
- a CDS encoding ABC transporter ATP-binding protein; the encoded protein is MTAAIEVSAVEKRFGNVSIIRDLNLSVAQGERHAIIGPNGAGKSTTFNLISGHIKPTSGEVRLNGDVISGLRPFEINRRGLSRSFQVTNVFARMSVWENVRCAVLWATGHRYAFWKNVDSLPEVRERTAQILDDIHLTHRRDVPAGLLTYAEQRELEIGITIASGATVVILDEPTAGMSHAETERAVALIRRLTEGKTLVIVEHDMSVVFGLADRISVLVYGHIIASGTPEEIRRDPKVKEAYLGEEAH